The Scyliorhinus torazame isolate Kashiwa2021f chromosome 10, sScyTor2.1, whole genome shotgun sequence genome contains a region encoding:
- the chst1 gene encoding carbohydrate sulfotransferase 1: MECSWKAVLLLVLASLAIQYTAIRTLSSKPATMCRVAKHTVCAPTVAASCQPSSHILILATTRSGSSFIGQLLNQHPDIFYLFEPLYHVQTTLINSSLRSRPPSAPSSPATRRLLLGAYRDLLRSLFHCRLSELETFIKPTPQQHRTQRLFRRGASKALCSPPVCSPLLPGAGGSLGGRGVGERWEEGQCVRRCGALNLTLASRVCSRRLHIAIKTVRIPELRDLRPLLEDPRLNLKVVQLVRDPRGILSSRMDTFPDSFRSWNMWRNSGRRPRNLDPSHLTATCQDFLNSVSTGLARPSWLKGRYMLLRYEDLAREPERKAQEMYRFLGLDMDPSVLRWIINNTRGPGTSAKHKFGTVRDSAATAQSWRLKLSFHMVQLVQNLCNITLSQLGYRMVNSPQELTNLSLNLAQHTNLLPFL; encoded by the exons CACTGAGCAGCAAACCAGCCACCATGTGTCGGGTGGCCAAACACACGGTCTGTGCTCCCACTGTAGCCGCCTCCTGCCAGCCCAGCAGCCACATCCTCATCCTGGCTACCACCCGCAGCGGCTCCTCCTTCATCGGGCAGCTGCTCAATCAGCACCCGGACATTTTCTACCTGTTTGAGCCGCTCTATCACGTGCAGACCACCCTCATCAACAGCAGCCTCCGCAGCCGCCCGCCCTCGGCTCCGTCCTCGCCCGCCACCCGCCGCCTCCTCCTGGGCGCCTACCGggacctcctccggagcctcttccACTGCCGCCTGTCCGAGCTGGAGACCTTCATCAAACCCACCCCACAACAGCACCGGACACAACGCCTCTTCCGCCGGGGCGCCAGCAAGGCGCTCTGCTCGCCACCGGTCTGTTCCCCGCTGCTGCCGGGCGCGGGTGGGAGCCTGGGCGGGA GGGGCGTGGGCGAGCgctgggaggagggtcagtgtgtccggaggtgCGGGGCCCTCAATCTAACCCTGGCCTCACGGGTATGCAGCCGGCGTCTCCACATTGCCATCAAGACGGTGAGAATCCCGGAGCTCAGGGATCTCCGTCCATTGCTCGAGGATCCGCGCCTCAACCTGAAGGTGGTGCAGTTGGTGCGAGATCCCCGCGGGATTCTGTCCTCCCGCATGGACACTTTCCCCGACAGCTTCCGATCCTGGAACATGTGGCGGAACAGCGGGCGGAGACCCCGCAACCTGGACCCATCCCACCTGACCGCCACCTGCCAGGACTTCCTCAACTCGGTCAGCACCGGGCTAGCACGGCCCAGCTGGCTGAAGGGCCGCTACATGCTGCTGCGCTATGAGGACCTCGCCAGGGAGCCTGAGCGCAAAGCCCAGGAGATGTACCGCTTCCTGGGGCTGGACATGGATCCCAGTGTCCTGCGCTGGATCATCAATAACACCCGGGGTCCCGGGACCTCCGCCAAACACAAATTCGGCACCGTGCGGGATTCTGCCGCCACTGCCCAGAGCTGGAGGCTCAAACTCTCCTTCCACATGGTGCAGCTGGTCCAGAATCTGTGCAACATCACCCTGAGCCAGCTGGGCTACAGGATGGTCAACTCCCCCCAGGAACTCACCAACCTGTCCCTAAACCTGGCCCAACACACCAACCTCCTACCCTTTTTGTAA